The following coding sequences lie in one Pseudomonas svalbardensis genomic window:
- a CDS encoding ABC1 kinase family protein — MKPREPGSLPVPGSRLSRLMRFGSLASGVAGGMLAEGARQWVQGKRPALSELLLTSGNVHRVVEQLSQLRGAAMKVGQLLSMDAGDLLPREFSEILSRLRCDAHPMPMSQLVAVLNESWGKGWEGRFERFSFTPLAAASIGQVHAAKDKDGQRLAIKVQYPGVRESISSDVDNVATLLRMSGMLPKGMDIGPLLQEAKRQLQDEADYMKETAHLQRFDQLLADSPDFLVPRAYAQFSTPNILVMSFVDGVAVESLEHAPQAERDRIIMLLFGLFLREVFEFQCVQTDPNFANYLYQQGSGRMVLLDFGATRLYDRNTTEAYRRLLIAGLHEDRAAITNAALDVGYFQPETLPKHRAVLTDLITQACEPLRHQGAYDFATSDLAVRLRDTGWELGADRDFWHTPPVDLLFLHRKVGGLYLLAAKLKARVNVRRLFEPYVI; from the coding sequence ATGAAGCCTCGTGAGCCCGGCTCGTTGCCCGTGCCTGGCAGCCGCTTATCGCGGTTGATGCGTTTTGGCAGTTTGGCCTCGGGCGTCGCGGGCGGCATGCTAGCCGAAGGCGCTCGGCAGTGGGTTCAGGGCAAACGTCCGGCGCTCAGCGAACTGCTGTTGACGTCGGGCAATGTGCATCGGGTGGTCGAGCAACTGTCGCAACTGCGTGGCGCCGCCATGAAGGTTGGGCAGTTGTTATCGATGGATGCAGGTGATTTGTTGCCGCGCGAGTTCAGCGAAATCCTTTCTCGTCTGCGTTGCGACGCTCACCCTATGCCTATGAGCCAGTTGGTGGCAGTCCTCAACGAAAGCTGGGGCAAGGGGTGGGAAGGGCGCTTCGAACGGTTTTCCTTCACGCCATTGGCGGCAGCGTCCATCGGCCAGGTTCATGCTGCGAAAGATAAGGACGGCCAACGCCTGGCGATCAAGGTGCAATACCCTGGCGTGCGCGAGAGTATTTCCAGCGATGTGGATAACGTTGCTACCTTGCTGCGCATGTCCGGGATGCTGCCTAAGGGCATGGACATCGGCCCATTGCTCCAAGAGGCCAAGCGTCAGCTACAGGACGAAGCGGACTACATGAAAGAAACCGCGCACTTACAGCGCTTTGATCAACTGTTGGCGGACAGTCCTGACTTTCTGGTTCCTCGTGCGTATGCCCAGTTCAGCACGCCGAATATTTTGGTGATGTCCTTCGTTGACGGGGTAGCGGTGGAGTCACTAGAGCACGCGCCCCAGGCAGAGCGCGACCGGATCATCATGTTGCTATTCGGACTGTTTCTTCGCGAGGTGTTCGAGTTCCAGTGCGTGCAGACCGACCCTAACTTCGCCAATTACCTTTATCAGCAAGGCTCCGGCCGGATGGTGTTGTTGGACTTCGGCGCCACGCGACTTTATGACCGCAACACTACCGAGGCTTATCGCCGCTTGCTGATTGCAGGCCTGCATGAAGACCGTGCCGCCATCACCAATGCCGCGCTGGACGTCGGCTACTTTCAGCCTGAAACGCTGCCCAAACACCGAGCGGTGCTCACTGATCTCATTACACAGGCCTGCGAACCACTGAGGCATCAAGGTGCCTATGACTTTGCGACGTCTGACCTGGCCGTACGCCTGCGTGATACCGGTTGGGAACTAGGTGCCGACCGCGACTTCTGGCACACTCCACCTGTGGATTTACTGTTTCTGCATCGCAAGGTGGGAGGTTTGTACCTGTTGGCCGCGAAGCTGAAGGCGCGGGTGAATGTCCGGAGGCTCTTCGAGCCTTACGTGATTTGA
- a CDS encoding DUF3429 domain-containing protein has protein sequence MNALPSTSLPKHVSLLGYGGLLPFIFLALLIPFSLDYRPLFAIALVNYGAVILSFVGALHWGFAMTVQDMSAEQGRDRFIWSVIPALIAWIATLLPMPLGCLLLVIGLVVHLRQDRQLLRVTSLPTWYLPMRLRLTLVASVCLLLAAIVEALHS, from the coding sequence ATGAACGCGTTGCCTTCAACCTCTCTGCCAAAGCACGTCAGCCTGCTGGGTTATGGCGGTCTGTTGCCGTTTATTTTTCTGGCGCTGCTGATCCCGTTCTCTCTCGACTATCGGCCGTTGTTTGCGATTGCGCTTGTTAACTATGGCGCAGTCATCCTGAGCTTCGTCGGCGCCTTACACTGGGGCTTCGCCATGACCGTGCAAGACATGAGCGCCGAGCAGGGCCGCGACCGGTTCATCTGGAGTGTCATTCCTGCGCTTATTGCTTGGATTGCCACGTTACTGCCAATGCCATTGGGTTGCTTGCTGTTGGTCATCGGCTTAGTTGTCCACCTCCGGCAGGACAGGCAGCTGTTGCGGGTTACGAGCTTGCCCACCTGGTACCTGCCGATGCGATTACGGCTTACCCTCGTGGCGAGCGTCTGCTTGCTGCTTGCCGCGATCGTTGAGGCGCTTCATTCATGA
- a CDS encoding thiol-disulfide oxidoreductase DCC family protein: MYNKKDWPLTLYFDGQCPLCAREIKIINRHAAESRLLFIDISSGEFDAKALGFTFEQMQSSLHARFADGRWVTGLDATLWSWRAAGLGFWAAPLTWRAIRPLLALGYRLFCRLRPHLAWLPHPDGRRRYVDDRCGVPESKSAPDERPTLKTKQT; the protein is encoded by the coding sequence ATGTACAATAAAAAGGATTGGCCACTAACGCTGTACTTTGACGGTCAATGTCCGCTGTGTGCGCGCGAAATCAAGATCATTAATCGACACGCCGCAGAGAGTCGACTGCTATTTATTGACATCAGCAGCGGTGAGTTCGACGCCAAGGCACTGGGGTTCACGTTCGAGCAAATGCAGTCCTCGCTGCACGCCCGTTTCGCCGATGGCCGCTGGGTAACTGGTCTGGACGCCACCTTGTGGAGCTGGCGAGCCGCCGGCTTGGGATTTTGGGCAGCTCCACTGACATGGCGTGCCATCCGACCGCTGCTTGCTTTAGGTTATCGCCTCTTCTGCCGCTTACGCCCCCATTTGGCTTGGCTTCCACACCCTGATGGTCGCCGTCGCTATGTCGATGACCGTTGCGGGGTGCCGGAGTCAAAATCCGCACCTGACGAGCGGCCCACTTTGAAAACAAAGCAGACCTAA
- the folE gene encoding GTP cyclohydrolase I FolE yields the protein MNPSIAKHYREILVGVGENPEREGLLDTPKRAAKAMQYLCNGYAMSLEEVINGALFESQNDEMVIVRDIELYSLCEHHMLPFIGKAHVAYIPTGRVLGLSKVARVVDMFARRLQIQENLTKQIADAIHNITDAAGVAVVIEAKHMCMMMRGVEKQNSVMTTSVMLGAFRESSATRLEFLQLIGRRS from the coding sequence ATGAACCCATCAATAGCCAAGCATTACCGTGAAATTCTCGTAGGCGTAGGCGAGAACCCTGAGCGTGAAGGACTGCTGGACACCCCCAAGCGCGCAGCCAAAGCGATGCAGTACCTGTGCAATGGCTACGCGATGAGTCTGGAGGAAGTAATCAACGGCGCACTGTTCGAGTCGCAAAACGATGAAATGGTCATCGTGCGCGATATTGAACTGTATTCATTGTGTGAGCATCACATGCTGCCCTTCATCGGCAAGGCTCATGTCGCGTACATCCCCACAGGAAGGGTACTGGGTCTATCAAAGGTCGCCCGAGTCGTCGATATGTTCGCCCGCCGCTTACAGATCCAGGAAAACCTCACAAAACAAATTGCTGATGCCATCCATAACATCACCGATGCGGCCGGCGTGGCCGTGGTCATTGAGGCAAAGCACATGTGCATGATGATGCGGGGCGTGGAAAAGCAAAACTCGGTGATGACGACCTCAGTGATGCTGGGGGCCTTTCGCGAGTCATCCGCTACGCGTCTCGAGTTCCTGCAACTGATTGGGCGACGCAGTTAA
- a CDS encoding SDR family NAD(P)-dependent oxidoreductase, producing the protein MNSSFEMNSLGYGYRALVIGASGALGAAFCELLNEDPRCSVVRELGRNSAPGLDLEKPDSIARAATELAEEAPYQLILHAAGLLHREDIKPEKSYTSIEADALQAIFQVNTLGPALVLRHFLPLLDPRGAMAVLSAKVGSIGDNRLGGWYAYRASKAALNMLIKTAAIELARTRPETRLLSLHPGTVISGLSQPFRGASAARPASNAAHELLSLIDRLTPADSGHFFAYNGERLPW; encoded by the coding sequence ATGAACAGTTCCTTTGAGATGAACTCACTCGGCTACGGCTACCGTGCCTTGGTGATAGGCGCCAGTGGAGCGCTCGGCGCGGCGTTTTGTGAGTTGCTCAACGAAGATCCACGATGTTCGGTTGTTCGTGAGCTGGGGCGCAACAGTGCTCCAGGATTGGATCTCGAAAAGCCCGACAGTATCGCCAGGGCGGCCACCGAATTAGCTGAAGAAGCCCCGTACCAGTTGATTTTACATGCTGCCGGTTTGCTTCATCGCGAAGACATCAAGCCTGAAAAAAGTTACACCTCTATTGAAGCGGATGCGCTTCAGGCGATATTCCAAGTCAACACACTCGGGCCTGCACTGGTTTTGCGTCACTTCCTGCCCTTGCTTGACCCTCGTGGTGCGATGGCAGTGCTCTCCGCCAAGGTGGGCAGCATCGGCGATAACCGTTTGGGCGGCTGGTATGCCTATCGCGCCTCCAAGGCAGCGTTGAACATGCTGATTAAAACGGCTGCGATCGAACTGGCAAGAACCCGTCCTGAGACCCGCTTATTGAGCCTTCATCCCGGCACCGTCATTTCGGGCCTGTCACAACCCTTTCGTGGCGCCTCTGCAGCCAGGCCGGCAAGTAATGCTGCTCATGAGTTGTTATCACTGATTGACCGTTTGACGCCTGCCGACAGCGGCCATTTTTTTGCTTATAACGGAGAACGCCTACCTTGGTAG
- a CDS encoding DUF6482 family protein has protein sequence MNLQALTERAANGEVRELELLSLEGGFYLARVRLDHGQFTLLDDAAKPMHLRSINHLRELLQLVPPFPCALVQQCVHDEMCGSREGPIESLRIPFSLAAPK, from the coding sequence ATGAATCTGCAAGCGTTGACCGAACGGGCCGCGAATGGCGAAGTACGCGAGTTGGAGCTGCTGTCGCTGGAGGGCGGTTTTTATCTGGCGCGAGTCAGGCTGGATCACGGACAGTTCACTTTGCTGGACGATGCAGCGAAGCCTATGCACCTTCGCTCGATCAATCACCTGCGTGAGTTATTGCAGCTCGTCCCGCCATTTCCCTGCGCGCTCGTGCAGCAATGTGTCCATGACGAGATGTGCGGCTCACGTGAAGGGCCCATCGAGTCGTTGCGCATTCCTTTCTCGCTGGCGGCGCCCAAGTGA
- a CDS encoding cryptochrome/photolyase family protein codes for MNKIRRLCLILGDQLSFDLASLQGLDPERDTVLLVEVMEEASHVPHHPQKIALIFSAMRHFAEALQQRGIRVQYVTLDDPHNSGSVPGELRRWQSLLQPDELLVTDCGDWRLEQSLKDCGLAIQWHTDTRFLCTRLEFASWAEGKKQLRMEFFYREMRRKSGLLLNGDGSPVGGAWNFDAENRKALPKGLRAPSPMRFSADAITQDVLSLVEKNFSSHYGALDTFDYPVTHADAQALWDYFLDWGLAAFGDYQDAMASDEPFLFHARISAALNIGLLDLRQLCSDVEAAYWAHSIPLNAAEGFIRQFIGWREYVRGVYWLKMPDYAGGNKFGNSRLLPEFYWTGDTKMNCMGQAIGQSLKHAYAHHIQRLMVTGNFALLAGIAPSQICDWYLAIYMDAFDWVELPNTLGMVMHADGGYLGSKPYCASGQYIKRMSDYCRNCAYKVSESTTDDACPFNSLYWHFLMRHGDLLRSNQRMGMVYKNLDRMTESKQQALWDRGQKLLAKLDAGESF; via the coding sequence ATGAACAAAATTCGCCGACTCTGCCTGATCCTGGGCGACCAATTGTCCTTCGACCTGGCCTCATTGCAGGGACTGGATCCTGAGCGCGATACGGTTCTGTTAGTCGAGGTGATGGAGGAAGCCAGCCACGTACCCCATCACCCGCAAAAAATCGCCCTGATCTTCAGTGCGATGCGCCATTTTGCCGAGGCGTTGCAGCAGCGCGGTATCCGCGTGCAATACGTCACCCTCGATGATCCACACAATAGCGGCTCGGTGCCGGGCGAATTACGGCGCTGGCAGTCGCTGCTGCAACCCGATGAACTGCTCGTCACAGATTGCGGTGACTGGCGCCTGGAGCAGTCGCTGAAAGATTGTGGCTTGGCGATCCAGTGGCATACCGATACCCGTTTTCTCTGCACCCGACTCGAGTTTGCGTCCTGGGCCGAAGGCAAAAAGCAGCTGCGCATGGAGTTCTTCTACCGTGAGATGCGACGCAAGAGTGGCCTGTTGCTCAACGGCGACGGCAGCCCGGTCGGCGGCGCCTGGAACTTTGATGCCGAAAACCGCAAGGCACTTCCCAAAGGCTTGAGAGCCCCCTCGCCCATGCGCTTTTCGGCAGATGCGATAACCCAGGACGTGCTGTCGCTGGTCGAAAAAAACTTCTCCAGCCACTACGGCGCACTCGACACCTTTGACTACCCGGTAACCCACGCCGATGCCCAAGCGTTGTGGGACTACTTCCTCGACTGGGGTCTGGCAGCCTTCGGCGACTACCAAGATGCGATGGCCAGTGATGAACCCTTCCTGTTCCATGCGCGGATCAGCGCCGCGCTGAATATTGGCCTGTTGGATCTGCGTCAATTGTGCAGCGACGTCGAGGCAGCGTATTGGGCACACAGCATTCCATTAAACGCTGCCGAAGGCTTTATCCGTCAATTCATTGGCTGGCGTGAATATGTACGGGGCGTCTACTGGCTGAAAATGCCCGACTACGCCGGCGGCAATAAGTTTGGTAACAGCAGGCTGCTTCCAGAGTTCTATTGGACAGGCGACACCAAGATGAACTGCATGGGCCAGGCAATCGGCCAAAGTTTGAAACATGCCTATGCCCACCACATCCAGCGGCTGATGGTGACCGGCAACTTTGCGCTGCTGGCCGGCATCGCGCCGAGCCAGATTTGCGACTGGTACCTGGCGATCTACATGGACGCGTTCGACTGGGTCGAACTGCCCAACACACTGGGCATGGTGATGCATGCCGATGGCGGCTACCTGGGCTCCAAGCCTTACTGCGCGAGTGGCCAATATATAAAGCGCATGTCGGATTACTGCCGTAACTGCGCGTACAAAGTCAGTGAAAGCACGACGGACGACGCCTGCCCTTTCAACTCGCTTTACTGGCATTTTCTAATGCGTCACGGCGACCTTTTGCGCAGCAATCAGCGCATGGGCATGGTATACAAAAACCTCGATCGTATGACTGAATCCAAGCAGCAAGCGCTCTGGGATCGTGGCCAGAAACTGCTTGCCAAACTGGATGCCGGGGAGTCGTTTTGA
- a CDS encoding DUF2256 domain-containing protein — MKKSELPVKTCTVCGLPFAWRKKWAHCWAQVRLVNAY, encoded by the coding sequence TTGAAGAAGAGTGAACTCCCGGTCAAAACCTGTACAGTCTGCGGATTGCCCTTCGCCTGGCGCAAGAAATGGGCGCACTGTTGGGCTCAGGTGCGCTTGGTAAATGCCTATTGA
- a CDS encoding hemerythrin domain-containing protein, giving the protein MNVLLKELQAYHHEAAIKITQIKELLRKMRRESDGAADCKLLFKMLEAMHGDAEQQHHENEELIRLALLGTEAPIHQRVKDIERDHQAFGRIAGQLKMLEDTTQETRVIADTIDDFIKKYFDHMDSEENIFFPLADKWLSDEQWQEIKRQWH; this is encoded by the coding sequence ATGAACGTCTTGTTGAAAGAACTTCAGGCCTATCATCATGAGGCGGCTATAAAAATCACTCAAATCAAAGAGTTGCTGAGGAAGATGAGGCGTGAATCCGATGGTGCTGCTGACTGCAAGCTGTTGTTCAAGATGCTGGAAGCCATGCATGGAGATGCAGAACAACAACACCATGAAAATGAAGAACTTATTCGGCTGGCTTTGCTAGGGACTGAGGCACCGATCCACCAACGGGTCAAGGATATCGAGCGAGATCATCAAGCATTTGGGCGAATTGCTGGACAGTTGAAGATGTTGGAGGACACAACTCAGGAAACGAGAGTAATTGCTGACACTATCGATGACTTTATCAAAAAATATTTCGATCATATGGACTCGGAGGAAAATATTTTCTTTCCGTTGGCAGATAAGTGGCTGTCAGACGAGCAGTGGCAGGAAATAAAGCGTCAGTGGCATTAA
- a CDS encoding bifunctional diguanylate cyclase/phosphodiesterase, with product MPNDLPTISCSQTNRSSVALTRASLFKFVGLLAGVFLLACYSLVYVAQNLDRGEEVDSAFYTKRAVESLEKSLRSTVKDYAFWGDAYKHLHTQVDVDWAYVRQNIGTTLYTDLGFRGVFVVNDVNRTVYSLIKGEMASVEVEQWLEQSIDAILDKAREGAETETPTTTFINVGGIPALVAAASITPGTDPTVIADDRSASVLIFVDMLDSAKLETIGLDFGVDGLHMATPDEIPLVSVYPLGENGTAGSLHWTPRKPGLQLLALGLPLVGIAALLVCLMTWVILRRTTAAAQALDASYSSLQSSQADLATSEARFRDVVEASSDWVWEMDGGCCFTYLSERFENVTGLSRDAWIGAAMDDLLRTELGTLSQWLSIPNRRPEISVQCRYVDTNGQERITRLSARAMEGGGFRGTATDVTEEVEARRRIEFLSQHDALTGLPNRTRLQEFLDGKLKALPTVEQPLVMLSLDLDRFKPVNDLLGHAAGDLVLNQVSSRLADCVRHGDLVARIGGDEFVLILTDVSSQEEVEALCRRLIESIEQPIQINEQEVFVSASIGIAMAPNDACEATDLLRYADIALYEAKAGGRKTWRFYAGDMNAKIIERRRLESDLRFAIKHEELRLHFQPRFRISDGQIVGAEALVRWQHPERGLIPPDTFIPIAEESGLILSLSDWVIDAACRSAARWPKDLFVSVNLSPSEFKRGNLVERVQKALHDSGIAPARVELEITESVMLEDAPCALELMRTLKRLGVRISMDDFGTGYSSLSYLRTFPFDGLKIDRSFLNKLVESDDKSIIQAIVGLGRALSLTVTAEGIETAEHLNLLKAVKCDEGQGFFLSRPLETDAFNLLVKARLVKARKKTGDGFDLLPFEKYLN from the coding sequence ATGCCCAACGACCTCCCCACTATCTCTTGTTCTCAAACCAATCGCTCAAGCGTAGCCCTGACACGCGCTTCGCTATTCAAGTTTGTTGGTCTTTTGGCGGGGGTGTTCTTACTCGCCTGCTATTCACTTGTTTATGTTGCGCAAAATTTAGATCGAGGGGAGGAGGTTGACAGCGCGTTCTATACGAAGAGAGCCGTGGAGTCGTTGGAGAAATCGCTGCGCTCGACCGTCAAGGATTACGCATTTTGGGGGGATGCTTACAAGCACTTGCATACCCAGGTAGACGTGGACTGGGCGTACGTACGACAAAATATCGGGACAACACTTTACACAGACCTTGGATTTCGGGGAGTGTTTGTCGTCAACGATGTCAACCGTACCGTTTATTCCTTGATCAAGGGTGAGATGGCGTCAGTTGAAGTCGAACAATGGCTCGAGCAGTCCATTGATGCGATTCTCGATAAGGCACGCGAGGGCGCGGAAACCGAAACGCCGACGACTACGTTCATCAATGTTGGAGGGATACCAGCCCTGGTCGCTGCTGCTTCGATTACGCCGGGAACCGATCCGACGGTCATCGCGGATGACAGGTCGGCGTCGGTGTTGATATTCGTTGACATGTTGGACAGCGCCAAGCTTGAAACAATAGGTCTGGATTTCGGGGTAGATGGCCTGCACATGGCCACGCCCGACGAAATTCCCTTGGTGTCCGTCTATCCCCTGGGCGAGAACGGTACAGCAGGCAGCCTGCACTGGACTCCGCGAAAACCAGGCCTGCAATTGTTGGCGCTGGGATTGCCCTTGGTGGGAATCGCTGCGCTGCTGGTGTGCCTGATGACTTGGGTCATCTTGCGTCGTACGACCGCTGCTGCGCAGGCGCTAGACGCCAGCTATTCATCGCTGCAAAGCAGTCAGGCCGACCTTGCCACCAGTGAGGCGCGCTTTCGCGATGTTGTTGAGGCCAGCTCGGATTGGGTATGGGAAATGGACGGTGGCTGCTGTTTCACTTATCTATCCGAGCGGTTTGAAAATGTCACGGGCCTTTCCAGGGATGCATGGATTGGTGCGGCGATGGATGATCTGCTGCGCACTGAACTAGGCACGTTATCTCAGTGGCTCAGTATTCCGAACCGCCGTCCAGAGATCAGTGTTCAGTGTCGCTACGTCGATACAAATGGCCAAGAGCGAATCACCCGTCTTTCGGCACGAGCAATGGAGGGAGGAGGATTCCGGGGGACAGCAACCGACGTGACGGAGGAAGTTGAAGCCCGTCGGCGGATCGAATTCCTTTCACAACATGATGCCCTGACCGGACTTCCCAACAGGACACGACTACAGGAGTTTCTTGATGGCAAGCTCAAAGCTTTGCCGACAGTAGAACAACCCTTGGTCATGCTCAGCCTAGACCTTGATCGATTCAAGCCGGTGAATGACCTGCTAGGGCATGCTGCAGGTGATCTGGTGCTCAACCAGGTGTCGAGCCGCTTGGCAGACTGTGTTCGCCATGGAGATCTTGTCGCTCGGATTGGAGGGGACGAGTTTGTACTGATACTCACCGATGTCAGTTCCCAGGAGGAAGTCGAGGCGCTTTGTCGCCGTCTGATCGAGTCCATCGAGCAGCCGATACAGATCAATGAACAAGAAGTGTTTGTCAGCGCCAGTATTGGTATCGCCATGGCGCCAAATGACGCTTGTGAGGCGACCGATTTGCTACGTTATGCAGATATCGCGTTGTACGAAGCAAAGGCTGGAGGTCGTAAAACTTGGCGTTTCTATGCCGGGGATATGAACGCCAAAATTATTGAGCGGCGTCGGCTGGAAAGTGATCTGCGCTTCGCGATCAAGCATGAAGAACTTCGACTCCATTTCCAACCGCGTTTTCGTATCTCAGACGGGCAGATCGTTGGCGCCGAAGCGTTGGTACGGTGGCAGCATCCTGAGCGCGGTTTAATACCTCCCGATACTTTCATCCCCATTGCTGAAGAATCCGGGCTTATTCTTTCCTTGAGTGACTGGGTGATCGACGCCGCTTGCCGTAGCGCTGCACGGTGGCCGAAAGATTTGTTTGTATCAGTCAATCTTTCACCTAGCGAATTCAAGCGAGGCAATTTGGTAGAGCGCGTGCAAAAAGCACTTCATGACTCAGGAATCGCTCCTGCACGGGTAGAGTTGGAGATTACTGAAAGCGTCATGCTCGAAGATGCCCCCTGCGCGCTAGAGCTAATGCGTACATTGAAGCGTCTTGGCGTTCGCATATCCATGGATGACTTCGGTACGGGGTATTCTTCACTAAGTTATTTGCGTACCTTTCCCTTTGATGGCCTAAAGATAGATCGGAGCTTTCTAAACAAACTGGTTGAAAGCGATGACAAATCCATCATTCAGGCGATTGTGGGCTTGGGCCGCGCGTTATCACTCACTGTTACGGCAGAAGGGATCGAAACCGCCGAACACTTGAACTTGCTGAAAGCGGTGAAGTGCGATGAAGGCCAAGGCTTTTTTCTAAGTCGGCCACTTGAAACTGACGCCTTTAACTTATTGGTTAAGGCCAGATTGGTTAAGGCCAGAAAAAAAACTGGGGATGGATTCGATCTGCTCCCCTTCGAAAAATACCTGAATTGA
- a CDS encoding TetR/AcrR family transcriptional regulator, with protein sequence MDNTRERLIDSALKLFLSQGIYITGVMAIAATAGVTKMTLYSHFPSKDALIVACLEERDRRWREEVARTLVGHPDPVMGMLAFFDLYQRFLLQDSGRGCLFVNSAAEFPQFSHPVHLAVSRHKQGIRENLTALAMSAGISDPDVVAEGLFILLEGSFVSGAMGQDVRVFDTARHVAHCWIRKQGQQEQSV encoded by the coding sequence TTGGACAATACCCGTGAGCGCTTGATTGACTCAGCGCTGAAGCTGTTTCTGTCACAAGGTATATACATTACTGGTGTGATGGCCATCGCCGCGACGGCGGGCGTTACCAAGATGACGCTCTACAGCCATTTCCCCTCCAAGGATGCGCTGATAGTGGCTTGCCTTGAGGAGCGTGACCGACGCTGGCGTGAAGAGGTAGCGCGCACCTTGGTAGGGCATCCTGACCCGGTCATGGGCATGCTCGCGTTTTTCGATTTGTATCAACGCTTTCTTTTGCAAGATAGCGGGCGCGGGTGCCTGTTCGTCAACAGTGCGGCTGAATTCCCCCAGTTTAGCCACCCTGTACATTTGGCGGTGAGCAGGCATAAGCAAGGGATACGCGAAAATCTTACTGCATTGGCCATGAGCGCCGGTATAAGCGACCCTGACGTAGTTGCTGAGGGGCTGTTTATCTTGCTGGAGGGCAGTTTTGTCAGCGGCGCCATGGGCCAGGACGTGCGGGTATTCGACACCGCCCGCCACGTAGCTCATTGCTGGATCCGGAAGCAGGGCCAGCAGGAGCAGAGCGTATGA
- a CDS encoding DMT family transporter, which yields MTLGLIAAIAATFSWSLLYIFPGLVGDYSLFDLAVVSYAFAGLGSLLVLFVYRSEVRQLRLSDWACAALLGFLGYIGYFFLITTAVLAAGPVIPPVMMGSVPVVLAIAGNMRSSSVPWRAIAGPLMVAALGISLVNLSVFDFSSATAMLPTDSILLGLLASLMAIGFWTGFGLLNESALAQRPSISPMLWSAMLIFMCSVEMLAFIPVGLYLKLSHFASHPSGLAGTQALIICGLIQGLGATLAGAWAWSIATRRLPLALSGQLIASETLYATAMGLLINQRWPSPMEALGTGLLFVGVVWAIHAFYRRQTRFETHGGITDLSQN from the coding sequence ATGACCCTAGGTTTAATAGCGGCCATTGCCGCCACTTTTTCATGGTCGCTGCTCTACATCTTTCCGGGTTTAGTCGGCGATTACAGCCTTTTTGATCTGGCTGTGGTGAGCTATGCCTTTGCCGGTTTAGGTAGCCTGCTCGTGCTGTTTGTGTACCGTAGCGAAGTGCGGCAATTGCGACTGAGCGACTGGGCCTGTGCCGCACTGCTGGGCTTCTTAGGATACATCGGCTACTTCTTCCTGATCACCACTGCGGTCTTGGCAGCTGGGCCGGTGATCCCTCCGGTAATGATGGGGTCAGTCCCGGTCGTGCTCGCGATTGCCGGCAACATGCGAAGCTCCAGCGTGCCCTGGCGCGCCATTGCCGGGCCGCTGATGGTAGCGGCTTTGGGCATAAGCTTGGTCAACCTGAGCGTGTTTGATTTTAGCAGCGCAACGGCGATGCTCCCGACCGATTCGATACTGCTTGGGCTCCTCGCATCGTTAATGGCAATTGGATTTTGGACTGGTTTTGGATTGTTAAATGAAAGTGCTTTGGCTCAACGCCCAAGCATATCTCCCATGTTGTGGTCAGCCATGCTGATCTTCATGTGCAGCGTCGAAATGCTGGCCTTCATCCCAGTTGGGCTGTACTTGAAACTGTCCCACTTCGCTAGCCATCCGAGCGGGTTAGCAGGTACTCAGGCGCTAATAATCTGTGGGTTAATTCAGGGGTTAGGGGCCACCCTTGCAGGTGCCTGGGCATGGTCTATCGCAACTCGACGCCTACCTCTGGCTCTGAGCGGGCAATTGATCGCCAGCGAAACCCTTTACGCGACTGCGATGGGCCTGCTCATCAACCAACGCTGGCCCTCTCCTATGGAAGCGCTTGGGACAGGGTTGCTTTTCGTAGGGGTGGTGTGGGCTATTCACGCCTTTTATCGCAGGCAGACACGCTTCGAGACGCATGGTGGGATAACTGACCTTAGCCAAAACTAA